The DNA sequence CCTCCGAGCGGGGTGATGCCGCGCACCGAGAAAGGTGTCAACGGGATGAGACCACCTCTCGGGTAGCGCTCGGGAGCGAGAAGACCGTTGTAGCCGTCCCGGATGCCGTAGCACTCCCAACCGTCGCGGCAAGCGGAGACCACGACGGCGCGGATGACCGCGTTCAGTCCCGGGGCATCGCCGCCACCGGTGTT is a window from the Vicinamibacteria bacterium genome containing:
- a CDS encoding 6-phosphofructokinase, with product MKKSARRPPIRRIAINTGGGDAPGLNAVIRAVVVSACRDGWECYGIRDGYNGLLAPERYPRGGLIPLTPFSVRGITPLGG